One genomic region from Bacillus sp. SLBN-46 encodes:
- a CDS encoding glycosyltransferase, translated as MNNKLKILILIKSFGNSLPKHQPKFDMIKAIEQYAEVRYWHKNGAIKDILNELDFNPDFILHYDFAWRSALAPIITGLADIDIPKGCFVIDIHYNPQERNKFFKQNKIDLIFSVTKSRFLQTFPQHKEKFRWFPFAINPNVFKDWSMSKDINFLLMGQVFDRERKSRNLTNTPRGKYPFREEVLVKMRDIKGFVFHPHPGHYAKSTSKAFLNERYSKELNRSKMFFTCGSKFNYPVLKYFEAPASRTLLMAKPVQDILDLGFEDGVNFVACDETNVYEKAMYYLENEEERNRITENGYQFIHSHHTNDARAQQFIKNVQDFLAPTA; from the coding sequence TTGAACAATAAGTTAAAAATATTAATCTTGATTAAATCTTTTGGAAACTCCCTTCCTAAGCATCAGCCAAAATTTGATATGATAAAAGCCATAGAACAGTATGCTGAAGTTCGTTATTGGCATAAAAATGGAGCAATCAAGGATATACTGAATGAATTAGATTTTAATCCAGATTTTATATTACATTACGATTTTGCTTGGCGAAGTGCACTTGCCCCCATAATTACCGGTTTAGCTGATATCGATATTCCTAAAGGCTGTTTTGTCATAGATATTCATTATAATCCCCAAGAAAGAAATAAGTTTTTTAAACAAAATAAAATTGATTTGATTTTTTCTGTCACAAAGTCACGTTTTTTACAAACTTTTCCCCAGCATAAAGAAAAATTTAGATGGTTCCCCTTTGCAATTAATCCTAATGTTTTTAAAGATTGGTCTATGTCAAAAGATATTAATTTTCTATTAATGGGCCAGGTATTTGACCGTGAACGGAAAAGTAGAAATTTAACAAATACACCAAGAGGGAAATATCCTTTTAGAGAAGAAGTATTAGTTAAGATGAGAGATATTAAGGGATTTGTTTTTCACCCACACCCTGGCCATTACGCAAAAAGCACTTCGAAAGCATTTCTTAATGAAAGATATTCTAAAGAGCTAAATAGGTCAAAAATGTTCTTTACATGCGGGTCGAAATTTAATTACCCTGTTTTAAAATATTTTGAAGCCCCAGCCTCAAGGACCCTTTTAATGGCAAAGCCTGTGCAGGATATACTGGATTTAGGGTTTGAAGATGGAGTAAATTTTGTTGCTTGTGATGAAACTAATGTTTATGAAAAAGCCATGTATTATTTAGAAAACGAAGAGGAAAGAAATAGAATTACGGAGAATGGATACCAATTTATCCATTCACATCACACAAATGATGCCAGAGCACAGCAATTTATAAAGAATGTTCAGGATTTTTTAGCACCTACAGCTTAA
- a CDS encoding glycosyltransferase, translating to MKKLNFTPDFILHYDVAWGYALSPYITGLDTINIPKGCIVIDIHYFPEFRKEYFEKNKIDLIFSLTKSPFLKTFPQYKEKFRWWPFAINPTIFKDWQLEKDIDFLLMGQVYDREGITTNKTNTPKGRYPFREEVLLKMRNLDGFVFHSHPGHGAPSDAILNEKYAKELNRSKIFFTCGGSLKYPVLKYFEAPACKTLLLAEPVQDILDLGFKDGEHFIACDPSNFYEKAIYYIENEEERNRITDNGFEFIHKHHTNVARARQLNEYIGDFLKKQPN from the coding sequence ATGAAAAAATTAAACTTTACTCCTGATTTTATTCTCCATTATGACGTTGCGTGGGGATATGCTTTATCTCCATACATTACTGGACTCGACACAATCAATATCCCTAAAGGTTGTATAGTTATCGATATTCATTATTTTCCTGAGTTTAGGAAGGAGTATTTTGAAAAAAACAAGATTGATTTGATTTTTTCCCTTACAAAATCTCCATTTTTAAAAACATTTCCCCAATATAAAGAGAAATTTCGCTGGTGGCCTTTTGCAATTAATCCCACTATTTTTAAAGATTGGCAGTTAGAAAAGGATATAGATTTCTTACTAATGGGTCAGGTTTATGATAGGGAAGGGATTACCACAAACAAAACAAATACGCCTAAGGGAAGGTATCCTTTCAGAGAAGAGGTACTTCTAAAAATGAGAAATTTAGATGGTTTTGTTTTTCATTCTCACCCGGGACATGGTGCCCCCTCAGATGCTATTCTTAATGAAAAATATGCCAAAGAGTTAAATAGGTCTAAAATATTCTTCACATGTGGCGGATCATTAAAATATCCAGTATTAAAATACTTTGAAGCCCCTGCATGTAAAACGCTGCTACTCGCAGAACCAGTGCAGGATATTCTTGACCTTGGATTTAAAGATGGAGAGCATTTTATTGCTTGTGATCCATCCAATTTCTATGAAAAAGCCATATATTATATTGAAAATGAAGAAGAAAGAAATAGAATTACCGATAATGGATTTGAATTTATTCATAAGCACCACACAAATGTAGCTCGAGCACGACAATTAAATGAATATATTGGTGATTTTTTAAAAAAGCAGCCTAATTAA
- a CDS encoding DegT/DnrJ/EryC1/StrS family aminotransferase, giving the protein MSIPMVDLKKEFEIYGDAIKQSVLEVLESGSYILGEKGQQFEIELASYLGCHYTAGVANGTDALLLALEALEIGPGDEVITTPFTFFATGEMIARVGAKPVFVDIEPDNYNIDPKKIEAAISKDTKAIIVVHLFGKAADMDAIMRIASEHNLKVIEDACQAIGTEYGTKKTGTIGDIGCFSFFPSKNLGAFGDAGITVTNDKMIYEKLCQLRNHGSKERYLHSYVGVNSRLDEIQAAILLEKIKYLDIFLFKRMGIANTYSRELKDLIKTPAIYNDRSHTFHQYCIEVENRDQLSAFLNEKGISTGIYYPVPLHLQKALSYLNHEKGAFPIAERVAQHILALPINPTMTVSQQEFIISEIKNFVGASN; this is encoded by the coding sequence GTGAGCATACCTATGGTTGATTTAAAAAAAGAGTTCGAAATATATGGGGATGCTATCAAACAGTCTGTTTTAGAAGTGTTGGAAAGCGGCTCATATATTCTTGGTGAAAAAGGACAACAATTTGAAATAGAACTAGCTAGTTATCTAGGTTGTCATTACACGGCCGGAGTAGCCAATGGAACAGATGCTTTGCTGTTAGCACTTGAAGCATTGGAAATTGGTCCGGGGGATGAAGTAATTACTACACCTTTTACCTTTTTTGCAACGGGAGAAATGATTGCAAGAGTAGGTGCCAAACCTGTTTTTGTAGATATAGAACCGGACAATTATAATATAGACCCAAAGAAAATTGAAGCAGCTATCTCGAAAGATACAAAGGCTATCATCGTTGTTCATCTGTTCGGTAAGGCAGCTGACATGGATGCAATTATGAGGATTGCTTCTGAACATAACTTAAAAGTGATTGAAGATGCATGCCAAGCAATTGGAACAGAATATGGGACAAAGAAAACAGGTACAATTGGAGACATTGGCTGTTTTTCATTCTTTCCGTCCAAAAATCTCGGGGCATTTGGTGATGCAGGGATTACTGTTACAAACGATAAAATGATTTATGAGAAATTGTGTCAACTCCGGAACCATGGGAGTAAAGAGAGATATCTACATTCCTATGTAGGAGTAAATAGTAGATTAGATGAGATCCAAGCTGCCATTTTACTTGAAAAAATTAAATATCTGGATATATTTTTGTTTAAAAGAATGGGAATAGCAAACACTTATTCTCGTGAATTAAAAGACTTAATAAAGACGCCAGCTATTTATAATGATCGGTCGCATACCTTTCATCAATATTGTATCGAGGTAGAAAATCGAGATCAGCTCTCTGCCTTCTTAAACGAAAAAGGAATTTCCACAGGAATCTATTATCCAGTCCCACTCCATTTGCAAAAAGCCTTGAGTTATTTAAATCATGAAAAAGGTGCTTTCCCTATTGCGGAAAGGGTAGCTCAACATATTTTGGCTCTTCCCATCAATCCAACAATGACTGTTTCCCAACAAGAATTTATTATCTCTGAAATTAAGAATTTTGTAGGTGCTTCCAATTGA
- a CDS encoding glycosyltransferase, with amino-acid sequence MISIILPVYNGEQFLKETIDSIFAQTEKDFELIIINDGSTDNSKEVIKSYDDKRIRYFEQENKGVAEAFNRGLEEAKGDYITFHGADDISLPYRFEKAVGILKNEGIGYVHSDMLLITGNGSPLGYWESSNISPDQIYSFFLNVGTPFNNASIVFKKEVVKDIRYDPTIKVGSDTDFILKIARENYISYHIPEPLYIYRRHMKNVTNQKSYDVLARHIKLNISNEDLKRVSEVDWNPEEGNQNLFTAKLIAGIALARRWMLNEAFILFNEAIPLIKSERDRTFYEGMKGLIEKDYQRAFNHFNKIENRNHLEENYLGEALLLLKKYNQAYTHFLKALELSPDYHSPVQNIKAVGIIKGYNVIDKQVNKYK; translated from the coding sequence ATAATTATTAATGACGGTTCAACTGATAACAGTAAAGAGGTAATAAAATCATATGATGACAAACGAATCCGTTATTTTGAGCAAGAAAACAAGGGCGTAGCCGAAGCGTTTAATAGGGGATTAGAGGAAGCAAAGGGAGATTATATTACCTTTCATGGTGCGGATGATATTTCTCTTCCATATCGTTTTGAAAAGGCTGTTGGAATTCTTAAAAATGAGGGTATTGGCTACGTTCATTCTGACATGCTGTTAATTACGGGAAACGGCTCTCCACTTGGCTATTGGGAATCCAGCAACATTTCACCCGATCAAATTTATTCGTTTTTTCTAAACGTGGGTACTCCATTTAATAACGCTTCTATTGTCTTTAAAAAAGAGGTAGTTAAAGATATCCGTTACGATCCAACCATTAAAGTAGGTTCTGATACAGATTTTATATTAAAAATAGCTAGAGAAAACTATATTTCTTATCACATTCCAGAACCATTGTATATATACAGAAGACATATGAAAAATGTGACCAATCAGAAAAGCTATGATGTGCTGGCACGTCATATAAAGTTGAACATTTCAAATGAAGATTTAAAAAGAGTTTCTGAAGTTGACTGGAATCCTGAAGAAGGAAACCAAAATCTGTTTACTGCTAAATTAATTGCTGGTATTGCTCTTGCTAGAAGATGGATGTTGAATGAAGCCTTCATTCTCTTTAATGAAGCCATTCCATTAATAAAAAGTGAACGAGATCGTACATTTTATGAAGGAATGAAGGGGCTTATCGAAAAGGATTATCAAAGGGCTTTTAATCATTTTAATAAAATAGAAAATCGTAATCATCTAGAGGAAAATTACCTAGGAGAAGCCTTGCTATTATTAAAAAAATATAATCAGGCATATACACATTTTTTAAAAGCCTTGGAACTATCTCCTGACTATCATTCTCCTGTACAGAACATAAAAGCAGTAGGAATTATCAAAGGATACAATGTCATAGATAAACAGGTAAATAAATATAAATAA
- a CDS encoding nucleotide sugar dehydrogenase produces MQPVTVVGLGKIGLTLAAVFANSGYYRVFGADINEAVVNHVNKGISHINNEPGLDKLLEKAHQTGTIQATTKTADAVSKSDIVIVIVPVLVNDRDEVNYQYIDSAVEEIGKGIKKGTLIIFETTLPTGDTRNRFGKRIEEISGLVMGEDFYLGYSPERVYSNRIIEDLANYPKVVSGLNEKSLQLVTEFYKKALNCTILQVSSLETAEFTKVAESVYRDVNIALVNELAVYADKLGVNIKEVIKAANSEPFSNLHSPGVGVGGHCIPVYPYFFINNGLGSGLVTLSREINDNMASYAVRVIEESTGSLKQQKVLILGLSFRENVKEHTKSSTLLLINELKKKGAIVYIDDPLYTKEEISSFGVIPFLNDVSKEIDTIILQAFHDEYKDQDFKEFTKCQLVLDGRNALDREKIEMLGMRYIGIGVK; encoded by the coding sequence ATGCAACCAGTAACTGTTGTAGGATTAGGAAAAATAGGATTAACTCTAGCGGCTGTATTTGCAAACAGTGGATACTATCGTGTGTTTGGAGCAGATATAAATGAAGCTGTTGTAAACCATGTTAATAAGGGAATCTCCCATATTAACAATGAACCAGGACTTGACAAATTATTAGAGAAAGCACACCAAACTGGAACAATTCAGGCAACAACCAAAACAGCCGACGCTGTCTCCAAATCAGACATTGTCATTGTTATTGTGCCGGTTTTAGTAAACGATCGTGATGAAGTAAATTATCAATATATCGATTCAGCAGTCGAAGAAATAGGCAAAGGAATCAAAAAAGGGACCCTAATCATTTTTGAAACCACATTGCCAACAGGTGATACAAGGAATCGTTTTGGTAAGAGGATAGAAGAAATCTCAGGTCTAGTTATGGGTGAAGATTTTTATTTAGGTTATAGTCCAGAGAGGGTTTACTCCAATAGAATCATTGAAGATTTGGCAAACTATCCTAAAGTGGTCAGCGGGTTAAATGAAAAAAGTTTACAGCTAGTTACAGAGTTTTATAAAAAAGCTTTAAATTGTACTATTTTACAAGTAAGTAGTTTAGAAACAGCTGAATTTACTAAAGTTGCTGAAAGTGTTTATCGTGATGTAAATATTGCTTTGGTAAACGAATTAGCTGTATATGCAGATAAATTGGGAGTAAATATAAAAGAAGTGATTAAAGCAGCAAATAGCGAACCTTTTTCTAACCTTCATTCACCAGGAGTCGGCGTTGGGGGCCACTGTATCCCCGTATATCCCTACTTCTTTATAAATAATGGTTTAGGCTCTGGTTTAGTTACATTATCCAGAGAAATAAATGACAATATGGCCAGCTACGCAGTACGTGTAATAGAAGAAAGCACAGGTTCTCTGAAACAACAAAAAGTCTTAATACTTGGTCTTTCCTTCAGAGAAAATGTTAAAGAACATACAAAATCCTCAACCTTATTACTGATTAATGAATTAAAGAAAAAAGGAGCCATAGTTTACATCGATGATCCTTTATACACGAAAGAAGAGATTTCTTCCTTTGGCGTAATACCTTTTTTGAATGATGTTTCAAAGGAAATTGACACTATTATTTTGCAGGCTTTCCACGACGAATACAAGGACCAAGACTTTAAAGAGTTTACTAAATGTCAGTTAGTACTTGATGGCAGGAATGCTTTGGATAGGGAAAAGATTGAGATGCTAGGCATGAGATATATAGGAATTGGCGTGAAGTAG
- a CDS encoding DapH/DapD/GlmU-related protein: protein MSDNNSIPKSLILGKNVVIEDNVHFGENVTIGHNSVILEGTYIGDNVSIGANCILGIRPGGNKKMRKPGDSLNSLHIYPNTKIGNLVSIYTAVVIYENVFIGDHASIRENVSVGSGSVIGRGAMVELNSQIGKNVTVQTLAYVTGDTILEDDVFIGPCVSMSNDKYMGAKEFTLKGPHIKKGAKIGNNASLLPGVTVGSNTIVGAGSVVTKDLNDNSTYAGVPAKMITSKNTDNGGEIK from the coding sequence TTGAGTGATAACAACTCTATTCCCAAAAGCTTAATTCTTGGGAAAAATGTCGTAATTGAAGACAATGTTCATTTTGGAGAGAATGTGACCATCGGTCATAATTCAGTCATATTAGAAGGAACCTATATTGGGGACAACGTTTCAATCGGAGCAAATTGTATATTAGGGATCAGACCAGGTGGGAATAAAAAGATGAGAAAGCCTGGAGATTCCTTAAATTCACTGCATATTTATCCTAATACTAAAATTGGGAATCTCGTTTCCATTTATACAGCCGTAGTGATATATGAAAATGTATTTATAGGTGATCATGCAAGCATTCGGGAAAATGTTTCTGTTGGAAGCGGTTCTGTTATTGGCCGGGGGGCAATGGTTGAACTAAATTCACAAATAGGGAAGAATGTCACAGTGCAAACCCTTGCATATGTAACAGGAGATACGATTTTGGAGGATGATGTGTTTATTGGTCCATGTGTATCTATGTCAAATGATAAATACATGGGTGCTAAAGAATTCACATTAAAGGGACCACATATTAAAAAAGGGGCAAAAATCGGGAATAATGCTTCATTACTGCCTGGGGTTACGGTAGGAAGTAATACAATTGTAGGCGCAGGATCCGTTGTTACAAAGGATTTAAACGATAATTCAACTTACGCTGGAGTACCTGCGAAAATGATAACCTCCAAAAATACTGATAATGGAGGGGAGATCAAGTGA